The Vicugna pacos chromosome 2, VicPac4, whole genome shotgun sequence sequence taaggaatttggacttaactcaggcctcttcagaatggacaagtgaacctggagaaagacagtcaaatctgtgcagacattgaagttcacttcaacatgtggtatccatgagccaaagataggactagtaggcagcacttcttgaggacagaggagtggtttttaaggttcttcaagaatgaatcccaaggtaccgggatggccagttgtcaaactgtgactttgctctttggacggtgtatccaccaagggtattggccgtttataagtttccatttctccttaatacatgtcaggttatgaggacgtgggcataaacgtttcacaccttgtcaaggtgactttgggtacctgcctacctagaatcatgggcacagttgcggctgcgtcatacatcttgccgcacatcccgctccccggctccgtgatcacggcagagtggttccttattgagctgtccatctcctctgtgacatcgtaaccaaacaaaagattggagagtattagcttggcttttttcttttctaacattcccttcaaattatgatgactgatagtggacccagttacgtttgcagatgatttacaagtagggctgtcagtacaaaccttgtaatccccgctgtgtgatctagagaagaaagttacactctttccaaattgttttgatgcacttatgtgggaaaatgatgtatgtttgaatatgtatttcctctcttaatcatcatggctagagatgaatatttgtagacatggaatgagtactctgtatttgaactgtatggtcccctaaattctccccagctttttaaagtcatcactggagtgctacctccagagtgccgcaaagcatccaacactgcctgctcttcggacactgtaagtttccaagttggagaaggctgctggctggtgaggcattctctcgcacatctctggttgggtgatgtgagctgagaacacaagaattggcagacagtaactaaccacgatcacgtccatttctggaacactcatggaggattttacacctatgctagtggaatacgttatttcatttagttttcccaaaaatcataattagattttatcacctgtattataaagaaaactgtcaaagcgagtgacgtgcagactttggactggaacacgggtctttctgatccctgtctctgttccctccccggcctatccttgcaaatgaccaggagactcttcctcagtcttgagtttccctctgatgttaccgctctctttgtttctaagagaggaaaacaagtctaaacttactttccagttggaaatggaatggagagttaacgttggaagccgggagaatctgtcctgtgatgaagtggtctccgagccacttccactgggatgtcacattactgtctgggccccttgctcagcctgtgcacaggtgacagcgcagttgtgccgagcagtcctcccggacagggcagtgggttggaaatgagtttggggatttggtttcattacacaagttcctgagggccttgacctggcacttcgagtgggagcattccctgtcccacagactgtgctctgggcccgtgcagacctgacgtggcctcagcctgagtctcagggcccgtggtgatgaggagcattttagcccagggtctgccggaggctctgagactactgggctgtgggactttgtccaggatgataataattcctccccgagtttcagatttccttgcctgtgagccggggtactagttgtttctgagatgattgtaatgattcagtaatgggcgcagcgtgtgctgacaggtagctgggtgctttaggagcagaagtcgcagtcactctgtcagcctctccctgtgcgctctgtgctttgagaagttgtgtgtttggtgaaagtcccgcccagaccctagggtctagatgaactgttgttcctttactttcccttccttttcctctttcccttctctgtgtcccatgtttaggtagcagattcctctatttcagggaatacgggcttttctagtaaagggacaggtggaatgcggagaggtggggcccagagggggtctggagtgtctgcacagtgctgcttccctgcgtttctgcatccggtcccatcagtgcactaagtcagccttcctcttccttcctgtgtcatcgggtctctgttttaagggaaaaccatttttatgggtcttttttcacttacgtgtttcattcagatgcttgttgcttttctccctgtgcttcagcgttctgaggagaaaattcagccgtgcagcatcctctgcgagctctacgagttgatcggcttccactgcaagtccaccttcttcaagcgggtggcccccgtgcggcacgcggcccccggcatcccggagcctggcgggaaggcctgctcccgactcctcctgcagacgcttcctggctacagtctgtcactggacttgcaggacttcagcaaatgtgttggaactaaaacattgcttcagccccattaaccatgcctggtttgggccctgctgtcctgcctcatcagggtgaatcttgattcatttagaacagggctcagcagacttttcctttcaagggcttgggggtaaatatttcagggtctgaaaacctcctgatctctggtgcagctgctcagctctactgtttagatgccagaacagccagatagtccacacacccatagagctttattaacagcggtggctggggctggattgggtgtatgaactgcagtttgcccccacagcctcctcaatattgacacctgcaccagagtgtacatttgtgacaatgggtgaacctacactgacatgtcatcatcacccatagcccatagttgacactaggatttacacattgtgttgtgcactctgtgggtttggacagatgtacaatgacatgtatccaccatcacagcatcatacagagtcgtgtgtcttagtgaccttaaaatgctccgtgctgcacctcattcattgctctttcccctctagcctctggcagccactgatctttcagtctctgtgtttttccctttcccagaacaccatacagttggaatcagacagttgctgaaacttcccagattggcttctttcacttggtaatatgcatttaaggttcctccatgtctttccattccttgataactcatttcattttagcaccaaataatagtccattttctggcgggaccacagtttatttatccattcacttactgaagaagagcttagttgcttctgaatcctgttgagtatgaataaagctgctattaacatctgtatgcagatttgtgtgtgaacataagtttccatttcatcgagtaaacaccaaggagcacagttgacggatcatatgttagaattacgtctagctctgtaaaaaattgccagaccgtcttccaaagtacctgggccatttttcattcccaccaacaatgcattataatttctggtgctccacatcctcaccagcattcggtgctgtcagtgttctgcattttggcagttctgacaggtgtgcagtggtatctcgctgtttcagtctgcatccccttgatgacaggtgctgtggagcatctttccaaaggcttctttggcatccagatttcttctttgatgaggtgtgtgttcaggcattttgctcattttttaatcaggatattcatccttcttgttgagtgtaaagaaattttggtatattctggatttcagccctttatcagtgtgtccctgcccttcaccttcagtgccagagttgtcctttgggtctcagtggagtgtcagatcttcaaagagattccctgtcttccctcagcctaaatactgtccttgtatttttcactttcattgactcattttgttctttttaaatagcatttcccataatttgtaagtatattaaagagaaaagggcaaagattgaacaccgcctgccccaccaggctgtgtgccctgtgagagcagaggccctgtccccactcaccgtttcccatgacagcacatggcacatgtccatgtaaaagtgtgtaacgtggggccaaacctgatgagcagctatgacgacatgtgttgtctaccatttattgagtagactttgtttctgatcttaattattaaatcatatgaatgaaacttggttgttttgaaaaataaaacaacaaagcacacctcaatgtgattggcaatttctacttagatttctgacccaggaggggatgttcaccatcattttgtggaggaggttgggaaggtaaagtaagagagtgagatcaaataaagtaaaaatgataacagtcagttggctttattttcactgaaataaaagttattttaaaccctatctcagctgttgtcctgtggttttaaacatttctcatagaattaaatggaagcccactaaaccctgaaagggaaagtgtgtgctcaggtcctgaaaattgtttatgtctatttcttgagatacaaatttccctgttggttacagaaattcgaggcgggaacacaacagtgcactgcatgtgtctgccggcttcacgggctgctcagtgtcaatttcattttcttgggttgcagtttaggacggatttccatgagaaatattgctcagccttttcctgaatgaaggattgaattttccacaggaaatattatgaaagacagtgacaaggcacaagggtttcccataaaggaatagttgatgtaataaactctcactatggtgaatatttttaataaaagccagttgaaaattttatcactaggtcaaatggcacaaatctGTCTGaagaaacaatattcaaattttatagaagaagtggtttgaatcaagtagaaattatgatttctacactatttgttgtaagaacttataatcagtcttatcataattgccggtagtaggaagtggatcattatttatttattaaaaaaaatccacaaagtgctatttgccccattcttgatgcggcagtcctgtggttagttaagttgggacatttaggaaacttagttaggttttccggacattgatttcagccactttatctTTACCAAAATCTCTTCTTATGTGTCGGCATacggtccatacatatatatgaggaggaacaacatccaactcggttttacagtgcaaaccgcaggaacttcaaacaggcactacgaaacagactgagaaaccagagtaagggtttctcctgcaacccgttccctttgcgcttgatgaacgaacgtctctccacatgctcagttctgagagataagtgtgtgtgaaagccgtccttcacctagcttgaagggaacacaaagtttcttttcagttgccaactccactccatacatatatatggggaggtacaagctccaactcggttttacagtgaaaacggcaggcacttcaaaccggcactaggaaacagactgagaaaccagagtaagggttgctcctgcaacccgttccctttgtgctggatgaacgaacgtctctccacatgctcacttctgagagataagtgtgtgtgaaagccgtccttcacctagcttgaagggaacacaaagtttcttttcagttgcaaactccactccatacatatatatggggaggtacaagctccaactcggttttacagtgaaaaaggcaggcacttcaaaccggcactaggaaacagactgagaaaccagagtaagggtttcccctgcaacccgttccctttgtgctggatgaacgaacgtcaatctacatgctcagttctgagagataagcgtgggtgaaagccgtccttcacctagcttgaagggaacacaaagtttcttttcagttgccaactccactccatacatatatatggggaggtacaagctccaactcggttttacagtgaaaacggcaggcacttcaaaccggcactaggaaacagactgagaaaccagagtaagggtttctcctgcaacccgttccctttgtgctggataaacgaacgtctctccacatgctcagttctgagagataagtgtgtgtgaaagccgtccttcacctagcttgaagggaacacaaagtttcttttcagttgccaactccactccatacatatatatggggaggtacaagctccaactcggttttacagtgaaaacggcaggcacttcaaaccggcactaggaaacagactgagaaaccagagtaagggtttctcctgcaacccgttccctttgtgctggatgaacgaacgtctctccacatgctcagttctgagagataagtgtgtgtgaaacccgtccttcacctagcttgaagggaacacaaagtttcttttcagttgccaactccactccatacatatatatggggaggtacaagctccaactcggttttacagtgaaaacggcaggcacttcaaaccggcactaggaaacagactgagaaaccagagtaagggtttctcctgcaacccgttccctttgtgctggatgaacgaacgtctctccacatgctcagttctgagagataagtgtgtgtgaaagccgtccttcacctagcttgaagggaacacaaagtttcttttcagttgcaaactccactccagacatatatatggggaggtacaagctccaactcggttttacagtgaaaacggcaggcacttcaaaccggcactatgaaacagacggagaaatcagagtaagggtttctgctgcaacccgttccctttggcctggataaacgaacgtctcaccacatgctcagttctgagagattagtgtgtgtgaaagccgtccttcacctagcttgaagggaacacaaagtttcttttcagttgcaaactccgctccatatatatatatgaggaggtacaagctccaactcggttttacagtgaaaacggcaggcacttcaaaccagcactaggaaacagactgagaaaccagagtaagggtttctcctgcaacccgttccctttgtgctggatgaacgaacgtctctccacatgctcagttctgagagataagtgtgtgtgaaagccgtccttcacctagcttgaagggaacacaaagtttcttttcagttgccaactccactccatacatatatatggggaggtacaactccaactcggc is a genomic window containing:
- the LOC140688676 gene encoding trafficking protein particle complex subunit 9-like, with translation MDNLEAWNGTEMELLQRSEEKIQPCSILCELYELIGFHCKSTFFKRVAPVRHAAPGIPEPGGKACSRLLLQTLPGYSLSLDLQDFSKCVGTKTLLQPH